The genomic window cctcccaggaaattgccatttcttttaaatctttcttcgggacatcctcccaccccagataaggatgacctgctttccgtttagccctggagatttggccgaaaaggacagtctttggcaatctgtcaacttttatccacagaacgtgccctagccatctcaacctttctttcattatagccgtagctagcgggattgaaccacatttttcgtacaacatactgtttgaaatacgctCAGTCAGCTGAGTATCAGGAACAttccgtaggcaatttttctggaaaacatctggtAAATCTTCGtccacttttcggagcacccatgcttaagagccatatttgacgACTGTCATTACcttaccttccaatattctaatcttggtttgcagacttaccTCTCTGTACttctaaaccttttttttaactatgaaaaaaacaccctgaccCTTGGCTAtactacttttaaaatctttactGCTCCcttcgtctttactaataatactaccaaggtaagtgaaactggccacctgatcaatattttcgttacccgtcgtcaccttttcatattcacttattcctagcctaagtgacttagtcttcttaactttaatttttaaacctattctagcaccctgaactcgcaaaacctttaaaagCTCATTCGTTATGCTCACACTTTTACCTAGGATGCTCAaaccatcagcataatctaagtccagatagtttttcctccccatctGATTCCGTGGTCTCTCATTGCCTTCccgtgctccttaagacaaagtccatcaaaatgatccatataaatagggataaaacacaaccctacttaactcctgatttaatacaaaaccagttgccaacctcatttcctaccttaactgcagcagtattattctcgtacatagcactaatcactatAATGTTTTTGTCTGGTAGACCATACAagaataagacctttgctaaagctgtTCTATCGACAGAATCGaattgctcataatctataaaactgaggaccaatgttgtttgacaactaaggcacttctcaattagtcgacacatcctctgccTTTTTAAAATCACACTgtcttctcttaaaattttgtctacagcatctctcagtctaaatagtatcatattactaagtattgctacctacagagacctggctaatgcctcgataattacgacgcTCAATCTGatcaccttttttatacagcggtttaattaaggttttcctaaaatcattaggtgcttcccttttttcaaaaaccatattCATAATCTACAGCAACATATTTCTAACCTTAGAGCCACCATATATAAGATACTCATTTACCATGCTATCAGCaactggagccttattattttttaatccttttagtgctGTCGCTAACTCTTCcttactaaacaaatcttccttcacatccaaggtattacaaactttttcatttttctctatatcttttcctgcaactatTACTCGGTTTAGCATactctcaaaatgttccgcccatctctctttaactgtTCCCGTATCACTAATTGCGACCCCGTGCCTATCTGTAACTtggacaagtccggattgactactccctctcaatttattaacatgtcagtacaatattttactattatgccgtctagctgcttCTTCTAGATCCTCGGTAATTTCTTTACATTACTTTTGTTTTCcgatgatctatcactcagataattcctctctattaaacatgaagctttttcactaatattcatAGCTGCAGTCTTAATTTTCTCCCCTAAGAcatcatcagcaacttcacaaattgcttttctaaaattgttccaaccatcttccatattgtcaaattttaaactctcaaattTAGTATTCGACTGTTTCCgaaaatattctctcaaattctcatcctggagtctaccaacatcataaaaATCCCAGGAGGTAGTtccccttccgaaatttcagctttaaattaaccctcttgacactactagatggtgatgcTTACTTTTAACGTCAATAATAgcatcttgtattgatcctgtcaGTCTTCGGTTTGCTACTACATAATCATTAAGGTTTGGTTTCTTACCATTATGTGAATACCAtttcaacttatgggccattttatgaccaaaccgtattggttataactagattgttgcgccctttttatttatttttattattatttattattttcccattattattaataccttctcaGCCTAAataagacttagcagcttccttatttatCTTGAGCCATAGTCCtttctatgtaccccatccttcctgcctgagtaaataaattctacatcacctaatttcatgcttcctacccctgggatatgagtttctgaaactgcTAACAAGTCCAGTttgaatcgtctgaattcgtcagtcaaatgtcgatacgatagtcattttttaactgcgtaactttccaaattccaatttttatgttctttaaatcattgaaattattttcgcctcaggaaaagcaatgatcccagaTACAATTTTAGGACGGGaatcaacatatcttctcaagccTAAAAGAAAcacttaagccggcttagaaccggacaagAAGTCCCTAGGACCTCCAGTATGCATGGAGgttttgtgcaatcctgggtctgtcttggtcacaacatggttttcagcacctGGTGatgcttttcaaacagtttgtgttaacgaactgtagtaaggagcgacccggctcaatagtaatcgaaactctaaaaaatggaatttcgataccaataattacatcaaaagaattgcattttaatgctgattttaaatatataagtttcatcaagatcagttattcccatcaaaagttacgagcctgagaaaatttgcctcattttagaaaataggctgAAACAccgcctaaaagtcatacaatcttaacgaaaatcacaccatcagattaagcgtatcagagaaccttattgtagaagtttcaagctcatatctacaaaaatgtggaatttcgcgttttttgccagaagacagatcacggatgcgtgtttatttgttttttttgtttgtttttttcccaggggtgatcgtattgactgagtagtcctagaatgtcgcgagagggctcattttaacggaaattaaaagttctagtgccctttttaagtgaccaaaaaaattggagggcacctaggccccctcccacgctcatttttccaaaagtcagcggatcgaaattctgagatagccattttattcaccatagtcgaaaagcctaataactatgtctttggggacgatttactcccccacagtccccgtgggaggggctgcaagttgcaaactttgacctgtgtttacatatattaatggttgctaggaagtgtacagacgttttcagggggattttgtttggtttagggagggggagagttgaggggggtgggttacgtgggaggatatttccattgagaaacttctcatgggggaagagaatttcaatgaaggggcgcaggattttctagcattatttgaaaaaaaacaatgaaaaaataaatatgaaaagtgttttgtactgaaagtaaggagcagcattaaaacttaaaaggaacaaaaattattacgcatatgaggggtttacctcctcgttatctctcactcttacgctaaagtatttttagtaatttgagccatttattctagggcctttgtgattcagaggtcattcttaaggagttgggacaaaatataagctttagtgttaaAGAGCGACGAAGgctgaaacccctcatatacgcaataaaaacatacgaatttagaagttcgttacgtaagttaattcgtaagttacgtatattttttacccatgaaaacgtttgtataaaattaaaagttctagtttcttttttaagtagtcaaaaacttggagggcaactagacctccctcgctccttttttctcaaaatcttccgattaattgcaattaattaatatgcaaattttggtttaattatttatgtgcggagatccaagatcaaaacatgcattaattcaaaacgtccagaaattaaattaaaaaaaaagttttttttttaaatgaaataaggagcaacattaaaacttgaaacgaacagaaattactccgtacatgaaaggggcttttcctcctcaaggccccgctctttacgctaaattttcttactgttttaaaaatagagctaagagaagagtcaaactttaccgtaaggagctaggcgttgaggaggaaaagccctttcatatacggagtaatttctgctcgttttaagttttaatgttgctccttactttcatttaaaaaaaactttttttttatttaatctaccaACAAGAATCGAAATCCTGCATAGACAGTCCCAAACCTAATGCctctgactcattatatattcatgcctacaaattttttgccacaatgggaaggcaacccatagtagacaaatcagctaggaagaggtttttcagcccccAAAACGCCCGTCAAAACGGACCAAGCCTAGAAGAATtgtccattaatcagaatcccgtgcgaAACTTGTGTcttttactaggctataatttcctccaGGGGCGTCACTCCTCACGTGGGAACagagttgaccgcaaggtccGCAGTCTTGGAGGTACCCCAAAAGGGTCGAGGAAACCCTTTGTAGAAGCTCTTGTCCATAGATCTAAATCTttcgccctgccgcagttgtcctcctatagaggatcctcccacgatagTGCTCTGTTTCGCCATGCAATTTAATCCATTGCTGGGAGAAGCTTTGTAACTCCTAGGACGTGTatcccttatatatatatatatatatatatatatatatatatatatatatatatatatatatatatatatatatatatatatatatatatatatatatatatatatatttgcttcatttttttttgcttcttttgctCCCGTACCCtttttaatgtcctttttattttttttctgacttgtatttgtttatgttaaatttgaccaatttttctctttttaactttttaattgactttttaCAGTTTAATTATTGACTCataaatgatttttcttcttcgttgttgtttcttttttgtattttgccaGTTTTAGCGTAACCATATGATTTCTCGACTCCGAAATCCGAATTCAGCCCTTTGTGGGCTTGtaatagagttttttttttaaaataatatcttaCCTCTTCAACATCTCAACATACCTTGAaggttttaacttaatactctCAGCCTTTCCTTAGACATCTCCTTTTGGCAACCAATCTTGTTTGgtataaaaacagaaacatttAAGGAAACTATAATGCCAGTGTTACTTTTTGTAACATTGTAAAACATTGTaatattctcttttcttttggtCCCAAGGATCCCACCCCCTCGTAGAAATTGAAAAAGGGTATAGtgaaaatgtacttttttttctaatgaagtAACTAATGATATTTATTCAACCTTAATTTCAGAAAATGGATATAGATGAGCTGGACGAGTTTGATTTACAAGAAATAGAAGCAGCCTTATATGCTAAGATTCATCATGAAATTTATGAAGAATGTTCAGGGCCAACAGGAGAAGCATCATCTACTGCATTATCTAGCTCTTGTGTTACAGAATCATACACGGCAGAAGACAATTTTGTAGCAGTTCAATCTCATACAGCAGGACACTTTCGAAGTTTAGAAGAAGATGCTATTTACATAATAGAGGAGGGGTCAAAATACTCAGTACAATCCAAATGTATATCTTCTAGTTCCAAAGCGACCACGGTAATACTCTCTGACTCTGATGAAGATATTGTCTGTATTTCTGCAAATGagtcaaataaaaacataatccaTATTGACTCAGATTCAGATGTTTCTATTATACCAACAGAGGTAAATAAAGACAAACCATCAGTAATGAAGACAAGGAcaggtgtttcttctttttataaaaaaaaggacgaCGACCCGCTAACCAGTGGTGAAAGAAGTTTTCTAAGACTTCATTTTGggtttgaaaaagataaaacgGAATTggccaaaaacaagaaaaagaaacaacatgTTGTATTCGAATCTGATTCAGATGAAGAAATCCACATGCGCGACATAACAAATCTAGATTCAGATATATCTCTAAATATAGAAGGGACGTTGGCAAGTGAACACACTAATATATTGAGGAAAATTGATGCAATTGTAAACCAGTCAGTGTTTGTTGAACAGCAAGATGGAGAAGGGGACAGAGTACCTAGAAGTTGGACTGATGACATGAAGCAATTCTACAATAATACAAAAGACTTATGTGATATAGATATGGCTATTAGACAATTACCTAAAGGTATGATAAATCTTTTAGTGTGGTTTTAATTGTGACACTGTAgccaaaataatttattttaatgttcaAGTCATCTTTTACaaacttcaaagaaaaaagaaaattacctcTTCAATGgcgaaaaatttttttctcttaattttagGGTAATGACATTTATTTAATGGAATTTACTCATGACAAGGCTAAATCAAGGGTTATTTAAAGGTTGTATCACTAATAAAGATTTGAATAGAGCCAAAATTATTGGCCTGGATCTATTGAGCAAAGCTTTcacaaaacaattaaattttgcCTCTTcagtttgttgttgtttggaaCATGCCAAATGCCTTAGTAGATATGGCTCCGTAGAAACTATGCCAACTATAAGCCCTACTTCTTTTGACACATTAAAGTCGggcaaaatttttccttttgaagCAAATTAGTTTTACAAAATCTTTAGATTTAGAGTTTTACTTTAGAGGGAAGAATGTATGAATGGCAAATGATGGGTTGAGAGCCTTTTCAGTTGGAAAACGGCCTTTCCTCCTCAGCTGAATCTGTCATTGAGACTTAGAGTTTGTGAACATTGAAGTATTTCAACTGGGAAACAAAAGGTTTCTTCTTTATTCCAGATATTGCaccaattttatattttaaaaaatcctaGTAATGTGTAATTTTTCTTAGGGTTTTTGTTCCTATTTATGCAGGCCGCCCTTTACTTACAATGTGGTATCAACAATCGTCTTTTACTAATTTATCACAAAAGTATGttcttatgaaataaaaaatgaagcaatgacaatctttggaaaaaaaacaaaaaaaaactggacaaGCACACTTGCTGAAACTGTTTAATTGTACACTCGTTTTTAACTATTTGAGTTGAAAGCTTACTTCTTTTGTATAATTATTAGGATTGCTCTTGTGTAAAAAGCTTTGTGTCAAAAGAGATTTGGACAAAATCTCTTTGATAGTTTTTAGAAAGTAGTTGAACCAGGTGACTGAAACTTCCAGTAAATCCTCAAAAATCAAATCCTTAAAATCTCTGAAAGTCTTATTCACATTCCTCAACTATTTGCTTGAGATTATTAAGAACCAACTGACGAATCTATTttgtatatacttttttttactactgaAGAATAAGTTCTTTCAAACCCTTATCACATTGTTCGATAACTGATTCCAATGAACAGACAAGACCTGATCTTTTTTGTATGATCTGCTTTTCAGACAAAGAGCTATGGAAAATAGATCCTGCTGATAAATATAAAGATTTTAGGAGAAATAGATATTTCAACACCTATAAAGGGCGATGTAGTAACTGTAATCAAGTTGGCCACCCATTTAGAGAATGCCCAGATCCGATCAAACCAATCATTTGCTCAATGTGTGGAGGTGTTGGTCACAATCGATTCCAATGTCAACTTGCATTGTGTTTACAGGTAAATATTATTGTTCCCTTTTTTAATACTTGGTGAAATTTCTGCAAACTTTGGCTTTGcgaaatactgaaaaaaagagTAAGATACATAATATTTATTCATACAATGAATAGAATGTTGTAATCCCACAATTGTTCATAGACCTGTAGAAGAGGGGGGACacttacattttaattaaaactatatCAATAGAAGACAAAAGTTGACCACGAGCATATATATTCATGAAGGCATCCTTTTTGGGAAAACACTAGATATTTAGGTGGAGGATGTTTAGTGAGAGAATGGCTTAGTGTTTATGCCTGTGTGTAAAGGTGAGCGGATAGAGGCggaataaattttcttttagattgGTCTGGACAAGGTCGATTGAGTTGGTAACCTAAACTTGTCAGGtccaattatttaaaacttTACCAATTTCGATCCCGAGTTCTTTTACGTTTCAAAGATGCGATCTCAAGTCTAGTTTTTGAAGCTATcacttcaatttttaaaatctaactGTATTTTGAGCTTGTATGTTAATTTCGCGACATAGCTAAAAAAGAGTCGTTTTAAGAGGATAAATTCTCAAAATGACATTGTAACCCTAGAAAATTTAGACTACAAGTCTGGAAACGGTATCATCGATGGAGATAGATTATTCTAGCTGACTCAACAGGGAAAA from Artemia franciscana chromosome 10, ASM3288406v1, whole genome shotgun sequence includes these protein-coding regions:
- the LOC136031905 gene encoding zinc finger CCHC domain-containing protein 7-like isoform X4; the protein is MDIDELDEFDLQEIEAALYAKIHHEIYEECSGPTGEASSTALSSSCVTESYTAEDNFVAVQSHTAGHFRSLEEDAIYIIEEGSKYSVQSKCISSSSKATTVILSDSDEDIVCISANESNKNIIHIDSDSDVSIIPTEVNKDKPSVMKTRTGVSSFYKKKDDDPLTSGERSFLRLHFGFEKDKTELAKNKKKKQHVVFESDSDEEIHMRDITNLDSDISLNIEGTLASEHTNILRKIDAIVNQSVFVEQQDGEGDRVPRSWTDDMKQFYNNTKDLCDIDMAIRQLPKDKELWKIDPADKYKDFRRNRYFNTYKGRCSNCNQVGHPFRECPDPIKPIICSMCGGVGHNRFQCQLALCLQCGTRTPKYQEMCSRCRHDLRIICCICKMQGHGPVRCPDVWRRYHLSTEPGHVSAPCTPPQRLIVRKTGCCNCASKHHSVSSCPSRRESVLPLHLNETIFSYENPFCYDSEIPTVFKRKIDDEQIKEVDKPRKVVGTQDCDIAPRCVHY
- the LOC136031905 gene encoding zinc finger CCHC domain-containing protein 7-like isoform X1 → MDETNRNIMIAATASLLIAAAFKSTEAENLFCKKMDIDELDEFDLQEIEAALYAKIHHEIYEECSGPTGEASSTALSSSCVTESYTAEDNFVAVQSHTAGHFRSLEEDAIYIIEEGSKYSVQSKCISSSSKATTVILSDSDEDIVCISANESNKNIIHIDSDSDVSIIPTEVNKDKPSVMKTRTGVSSFYKKKDDDPLTSGERSFLRLHFGFEKDKTELAKNKKKKQHVVFESDSDEEIHMRDITNLDSDISLNIEGTLASEHTNILRKIDAIVNQSVFVEQQDGEGDRVPRSWTDDMKQFYNNTKDLCDIDMAIRQLPKDKELWKIDPADKYKDFRRNRYFNTYKGRCSNCNQVGHPFRECPDPIKPIICSMCGGVGHNRFQCQLALCLQCGTRTPKYQEMCSRCRHDLRIICCICKMQGHGPVRCPDVWRRYHLSTEPGHVSAPCTPPQRLIVRKTGCCNCASKHHSVSSCPSRRESVLPLHLNETIFSYENPFCYDSEIPTVFKRKIDDEQIKEVDKPRKVVGTQDCDIAPRCVHY
- the LOC136031905 gene encoding zinc finger CCHC domain-containing protein 7-like isoform X3, giving the protein MNVLYCQNKMDIDELDEFDLQEIEAALYAKIHHEIYEECSGPTGEASSTALSSSCVTESYTAEDNFVAVQSHTAGHFRSLEEDAIYIIEEGSKYSVQSKCISSSSKATTVILSDSDEDIVCISANESNKNIIHIDSDSDVSIIPTEVNKDKPSVMKTRTGVSSFYKKKDDDPLTSGERSFLRLHFGFEKDKTELAKNKKKKQHVVFESDSDEEIHMRDITNLDSDISLNIEGTLASEHTNILRKIDAIVNQSVFVEQQDGEGDRVPRSWTDDMKQFYNNTKDLCDIDMAIRQLPKDKELWKIDPADKYKDFRRNRYFNTYKGRCSNCNQVGHPFRECPDPIKPIICSMCGGVGHNRFQCQLALCLQCGTRTPKYQEMCSRCRHDLRIICCICKMQGHGPVRCPDVWRRYHLSTEPGHVSAPCTPPQRLIVRKTGCCNCASKHHSVSSCPSRRESVLPLHLNETIFSYENPFCYDSEIPTVFKRKIDDEQIKEVDKPRKVVGTQDCDIAPRCVHY
- the LOC136031905 gene encoding zinc finger CCHC domain-containing protein 7-like isoform X2; protein product: MKLSGVNLGSEICPLPKMDIDELDEFDLQEIEAALYAKIHHEIYEECSGPTGEASSTALSSSCVTESYTAEDNFVAVQSHTAGHFRSLEEDAIYIIEEGSKYSVQSKCISSSSKATTVILSDSDEDIVCISANESNKNIIHIDSDSDVSIIPTEVNKDKPSVMKTRTGVSSFYKKKDDDPLTSGERSFLRLHFGFEKDKTELAKNKKKKQHVVFESDSDEEIHMRDITNLDSDISLNIEGTLASEHTNILRKIDAIVNQSVFVEQQDGEGDRVPRSWTDDMKQFYNNTKDLCDIDMAIRQLPKDKELWKIDPADKYKDFRRNRYFNTYKGRCSNCNQVGHPFRECPDPIKPIICSMCGGVGHNRFQCQLALCLQCGTRTPKYQEMCSRCRHDLRIICCICKMQGHGPVRCPDVWRRYHLSTEPGHVSAPCTPPQRLIVRKTGCCNCASKHHSVSSCPSRRESVLPLHLNETIFSYENPFCYDSEIPTVFKRKIDDEQIKEVDKPRKVVGTQDCDIAPRCVHY